Proteins encoded by one window of Ulvibacter sp. MAR_2010_11:
- a CDS encoding dihydrofolate reductase family protein codes for MSKIIFDSGISLDGFFAGDNRSPKNPMGGVSGKLHQWMFIQKAFWKHIKMQGGEEYGTDSKLIDEVFARTGSYIMGKRMFEEGEVVWAEDLYEADVYVLTHEKREPWVQKGTTTFYFINDGIESALEKAKQSAQGKDIRIQGGANTIQQFLNAGLVDEFFIHIAPVFLGSGIRLFDGIDKNKYNLEILEVIPSDLTTHLRYKLTKK; via the coding sequence ATGAGTAAAATCATCTTCGACAGCGGAATTTCACTTGATGGTTTTTTTGCAGGTGACAATAGAAGCCCAAAAAATCCAATGGGTGGCGTTTCAGGAAAACTACACCAGTGGATGTTTATTCAAAAAGCATTTTGGAAACACATCAAAATGCAAGGCGGTGAAGAATATGGTACGGACAGTAAATTAATTGACGAAGTGTTTGCACGGACTGGCTCTTACATCATGGGAAAACGAATGTTTGAAGAAGGCGAAGTCGTTTGGGCAGAAGATTTATACGAAGCAGATGTTTATGTACTCACTCACGAAAAAAGAGAACCCTGGGTTCAAAAAGGTACAACAACTTTTTATTTCATCAATGACGGAATAGAAAGTGCGTTGGAAAAAGCAAAACAATCAGCTCAGGGAAAAGACATTAGAATACAAGGTGGTGCGAATACTATTCAACAATTTCTTAATGCAGGACTTGTTGATGAATTTTTTATTCACATAGCACCAGTTTTCTTGGGTAGTGGAATTAGATTATTTGACGGAATCGACAAAAACAAGTATAACCTTGAAATTTTGGAAGTAATACCATCTGACTTGACGACACATTTGAGATATAAGCTGACAAAAAAATAG
- a CDS encoding phytoene/squalene synthase family protein: MKELFDIVSKTCSKKVTHTYSTSFSLATRMLAPGIRQDIYNIYGFVRFADEIVDSFHEYDKETLFDRFEQDLEYALSEKISLNPILNSFQHSVHTYGIDRHLINSFMQSMRFDLTKKVYSTKADYQEYIYGSADVVGLMCLKVFVKGDAEKFEQLKDAAMSLGSAFQKVNFLRDLKEDFEGLSRTYFPNTNLNALDEASKMVIIDDIEEDFKKGYQGILLLPSEAKFGVFMAYRYYRRLLKKLRRTPAIDIKNTRIRVPNYEKFGLLTRSYVKFQLKMVR, from the coding sequence GTGAAGGAATTATTCGACATAGTATCTAAAACATGCAGCAAAAAGGTAACCCATACCTACAGTACTTCCTTCTCGCTTGCCACGCGAATGCTCGCGCCCGGCATACGGCAGGATATCTATAATATTTATGGGTTTGTGCGATTTGCCGATGAGATTGTAGATTCGTTTCACGAGTATGATAAAGAGACCCTGTTTGATCGTTTCGAGCAGGATTTGGAATACGCGCTTTCAGAAAAAATAAGTCTGAATCCCATCCTGAATTCTTTTCAGCATAGCGTGCACACCTACGGAATTGATCGTCATTTAATCAATTCGTTTATGCAAAGTATGCGCTTTGACCTTACCAAAAAAGTGTATTCGACCAAGGCCGATTATCAAGAATACATATACGGCTCTGCCGATGTGGTGGGGCTAATGTGCCTGAAAGTATTTGTGAAAGGTGATGCTGAAAAATTTGAACAATTAAAAGACGCCGCCATGAGTTTGGGGTCGGCATTTCAGAAGGTGAATTTTTTACGGGATTTGAAAGAAGATTTTGAAGGCTTGAGTAGAACCTATTTCCCAAACACCAATCTGAATGCACTGGACGAGGCTTCCAAAATGGTTATTATTGACGATATTGAAGAAGATTTTAAAAAGGGGTATCAGGGTATTTTATTATTACCCTCGGAAGCTAAATTCGGTGTTTTTATGGCGTATCGGTATTACCGACGCCTGCTGAAAAAGTTGCGTCGCACCCCTGCTATTGACATTAAAAACACACGTATTCGGGTTCCCAATTACGAAAAATTCGGACTGCTTACACGGAGTTATGTGAAGTTTCAGTTGAAGATGGTTAGGTAG
- a CDS encoding GNAT family N-acetyltransferase, which translates to MIIRKAVNKDIDEISDLIQKVTDYNPNNYSPEQIVAWKKYNAKSEIKKQLNDRLIFCAIEDNKTIGTIALKENFILGFYVNYSIRNIGIGTKLLDYLEKYALCNNIKKLKLTSTPSAIEFYKKRGYKIKENVTLSIYGVDYPEVEMEKILSAKTYAQHLI; encoded by the coding sequence ATGATAATCAGAAAAGCAGTTAATAAAGATATAGATGAAATTAGCGACCTAATTCAAAAAGTAACGGATTATAACCCAAATAATTATTCTCCTGAGCAAATAGTCGCTTGGAAAAAATACAATGCAAAGTCTGAAATAAAAAAACAATTGAACGACAGACTAATTTTTTGTGCTATCGAGGACAATAAAACAATTGGAACGATAGCCTTAAAAGAGAATTTTATACTCGGATTTTATGTGAATTATTCTATTAGAAATATTGGCATAGGGACAAAATTATTAGATTATTTAGAAAAATATGCTTTATGTAATAACATAAAAAAGTTAAAACTAACATCTACTCCATCTGCAATCGAATTTTATAAGAAAAGAGGATACAAAATTAAGGAAAATGTAACTTTATCAATATATGGAGTGGACTATCCCGAAGTGGAAATGGAAAAAATATTATCGGCCAAAACTTATGCACAACACCTTATATAA
- a CDS encoding alpha/beta hydrolase, with translation MKKTAVLLTIISLLMLTSCSKDLTSVPDKTAEQISATYQIEKDVAYGTDSEQNMDIYLSKEAKSYGKNNYTIVFLHGGAYYLSDKREEERYIEPYLKKGLNVINMNYRLKRGIPMATTDLTNALNFLKANNNDYGLNLNNIIVTGFSAGAQIATNVGVSQNNSEYPNKLNSGIKITGVINFSGPVDGLDIVEKIFVDHDYELFSKAGNALFPSESYESKEKIAVYEPITYLDKNDPPIFIWHGGKDDQIPPETFVEFVELLNDEKDFVDYNPDGLHSPNETELNDSYKKIFKFLDDI, from the coding sequence ATGAAAAAAACAGCTGTACTCTTGACCATCATTTCTTTACTGATGCTTACATCTTGTTCGAAAGATTTGACTTCGGTTCCAGATAAAACAGCGGAACAAATTTCGGCTACCTACCAAATAGAAAAAGATGTAGCGTATGGAACTGATTCCGAACAGAATATGGACATCTATCTTTCCAAAGAAGCAAAATCCTATGGAAAGAATAATTACACAATTGTTTTCCTACACGGAGGAGCCTATTATTTAAGCGACAAAAGAGAAGAAGAAAGATACATCGAGCCTTATTTAAAAAAAGGGTTAAATGTTATAAATATGAATTACCGATTAAAAAGAGGAATTCCAATGGCAACTACGGATTTAACGAACGCTTTAAATTTTCTGAAAGCAAACAATAACGACTACGGTTTGAACTTGAATAACATTATTGTGACAGGTTTTTCCGCTGGAGCTCAAATTGCAACTAATGTTGGTGTATCTCAAAACAACTCTGAATATCCAAATAAACTAAATAGCGGAATAAAAATAACTGGAGTAATCAACTTTTCTGGACCTGTTGATGGATTGGACATTGTGGAAAAGATTTTTGTTGACCATGATTATGAATTATTTAGTAAAGCTGGTAATGCCCTTTTCCCATCGGAAAGTTATGAATCAAAAGAAAAAATAGCAGTTTACGAACCAATAACATATCTCGACAAAAATGACCCACCAATATTTATTTGGCACGGAGGAAAAGACGACCAAATTCCCCCTGAAACATTCGTAGAATTCGTTGAACTACTCAACGACGAAAAAGATTTTGTAGATTATAATCCTGATGGTTTGCATAGTCCAAACGAAACTGAATTAAATGACTCATACAAAAAGATTTTTAAGTTTTTAGACGATATATGA
- a CDS encoding sterol desaturase family protein — MNIFFWIVIFVTTFCVMEFMAWFSHKYIMHGFLWKLHKDHHHKDHGSWWERNDFFFLFYAAVSIGCFIGWQYYGFWAGLPIGLGIFVYGVAYFMVHDIFIHQRFKLFRNADHWYARGIRRAHKMHHKHLGKEEGECFGMLFPPLKYFKK, encoded by the coding sequence ATGAACATATTTTTTTGGATAGTAATTTTTGTAACCACCTTTTGTGTGATGGAATTTATGGCGTGGTTTAGTCATAAGTATATCATGCATGGTTTTTTGTGGAAGTTACACAAAGATCATCACCATAAGGATCACGGCAGCTGGTGGGAGCGCAACGACTTTTTCTTCCTCTTTTATGCAGCGGTGAGTATTGGCTGCTTTATTGGATGGCAGTACTATGGCTTCTGGGCCGGGCTTCCTATTGGACTGGGTATTTTTGTATATGGCGTCGCCTATTTTATGGTTCACGATATTTTTATCCATCAACGTTTTAAGTTATTCAGAAATGCAGACCATTGGTACGCACGCGGAATTAGACGTGCGCATAAAATGCATCATAAACACTTGGGGAAAGAGGAAGGCGAATGCTTCGGAATGTTGTTTCCGCCGTTAAAATATTTCAAAAAATAA
- a CDS encoding DUF6090 family protein yields the protein MENKTGKYFKYALGEIILVVIGILFALQINNWNQQRVQNKEEHRALINLKLDFDYNYITLDSIITRTEKSIALQTTILNHTGNKPRPKTEIEFDRAINALAALSVYFPKNGYLNDLLNSGKLDILKNTNLRNRLSSWNSVLINIKDKERNVEDQIDKFYDIMHKRGSWLNLDEVATISVLTNDPLPRSGFDIDNRHLLDLIEFENTTENIIFQNRSVLIRQKLGLDLIREIKELLEKEIKE from the coding sequence ATGGAAAATAAAACCGGAAAGTATTTTAAGTATGCTTTAGGTGAAATTATACTTGTGGTTATTGGTATTCTCTTTGCGCTACAAATCAATAACTGGAATCAACAACGCGTTCAGAATAAAGAAGAGCATCGGGCTTTAATAAATTTAAAGTTGGATTTTGACTATAATTATATTACCCTAGATAGTATTATAACCAGAACTGAAAAATCTATTGCATTACAAACTACTATTTTAAATCATACCGGCAATAAACCACGGCCTAAGACAGAAATTGAGTTCGATAGAGCAATTAATGCTCTAGCGGCTTTATCAGTATATTTTCCAAAGAATGGGTATTTGAATGACCTTTTAAATTCTGGGAAATTAGACATTCTTAAAAACACAAACCTTAGGAATAGATTGTCATCATGGAATTCTGTTTTAATAAATATTAAAGACAAAGAAAGAAATGTGGAAGATCAAATAGATAAATTCTATGATATTATGCATAAGCGAGGAAGTTGGTTAAATCTTGATGAAGTAGCGACAATTTCAGTCCTCACAAATGATCCACTTCCAAGATCCGGTTTTGATATTGATAATAGACATTTGTTAGACTTAATAGAGTTTGAAAATACAACCGAAAATATAATATTTCAAAATAGATCTGTTTTAATACGTCAAAAATTGGGTTTAGATTTAATTAGAGAAATCAAAGAGTTATTAGAAAAAGAAATTAAAGAATAA
- a CDS encoding FMN-binding negative transcriptional regulator — protein MPNYATVFIRDRKPLKKTSEQNMYIPKNNIQTDKNQIIDFLKRFSFGTIITTKNNLPVATHLPFLISEYNDSIILTSHFAKANEQWKDIEKCNILVIFCEPHAYISPKNYDKELNVPTWNYISVHTYGQGKIINEHEKVNQLLESTIENYEVEYKQQWNKLPQDFKTKMTNGIVAFEINVTEIQAKEKLSQNKSENERKNIINSLSNSKDSNEKVIAEYMNKQLNN, from the coding sequence TTGCCAAACTACGCAACGGTTTTTATACGAGATCGTAAGCCATTAAAAAAAACCTCAGAGCAAAATATGTACATTCCGAAAAACAACATACAGACAGATAAGAATCAAATAATTGACTTTTTAAAGCGATTTAGTTTTGGGACAATAATCACCACTAAAAACAATCTGCCAGTTGCGACTCATTTGCCCTTTCTAATTTCTGAATACAATGACTCCATTATTTTAACCTCTCACTTCGCCAAAGCAAACGAACAATGGAAAGATATTGAGAAATGTAATATTTTAGTTATTTTCTGCGAACCTCACGCATACATTTCCCCAAAAAATTATGATAAAGAATTAAATGTGCCTACTTGGAATTATATTTCAGTACACACTTACGGACAAGGGAAAATCATTAACGAGCATGAAAAAGTAAATCAATTACTTGAAAGTACAATTGAAAATTATGAAGTTGAATATAAACAACAATGGAATAAATTACCGCAAGATTTTAAAACAAAAATGACAAACGGAATTGTAGCTTTTGAAATAAATGTAACAGAAATCCAAGCTAAGGAAAAGTTGAGCCAAAATAAATCAGAAAATGAACGGAAAAATATAATCAATTCACTTTCAAACAGCAAAGATTCAAACGAAAAAGTAATTGCGGAATATATGAACAAACAATTGAACAATTAA
- a CDS encoding dihydrofolate reductase family protein, whose translation MRKLIIYIATSLDGYIAKPNDDLSFLKLVEKEGEDYGYEKFTQTIDTIILGRRTYDWVVKEIGSSHYDNGERNVYVITRKPRTKVGKTKFYTGDLTELVLQLKSENGKNIYCDGGAEIINELLKNDLIDEFIISIIPILLGNGTRLFKDGRPEQTLKFVNAKTFDTGLTQLYYKRKN comes from the coding sequence ATGCGAAAACTAATAATTTACATTGCAACAAGTTTAGATGGGTACATTGCCAAACCTAATGATGATCTAAGCTTTCTAAAACTAGTAGAAAAAGAAGGGGAAGACTATGGATATGAAAAATTTACCCAAACTATAGATACCATTATCCTAGGCAGAAGAACTTATGATTGGGTGGTTAAAGAAATAGGATCTTCTCACTACGATAATGGAGAAAGAAATGTCTACGTTATTACAAGAAAACCAAGAACTAAAGTTGGTAAAACAAAATTCTACACAGGAGATTTAACTGAATTAGTTTTACAACTAAAATCAGAAAATGGGAAAAATATTTACTGCGACGGCGGAGCAGAAATAATAAATGAACTTTTAAAGAATGACTTGATTGATGAGTTTATTATTTCGATCATCCCAATATTGCTAGGCAATGGAACAAGGCTATTTAAAGATGGAAGACCAGAACAAACACTTAAATTTGTTAATGCAAAAACATTTGACACAGGATTAACACAATTATATTACAAACGAAAAAACTAA
- a CDS encoding DUF6090 family protein — protein sequence MIKFFRKIRQNLLSENKFSKYLIYAIGEIILVVIGILIALQLNNLNEERKNREFEKEILAQIEENLNNDKLALKQIVNDFSLAITSSEKVLRSKVSDKTEDSIKVWLGNIIMFDRFQPLTNAYEVLKSKGLDKISNKKLRFLLGKYYDDEASHMVKSTNDIELTFNTHWLPILFDEMVEFEFKKSVELKDYKILLNPSKAQNILKLNRDNLASGINRLNIGLATIVKIQNLIEEEIK from the coding sequence ATGATAAAATTTTTTAGAAAAATTCGTCAAAATTTACTCTCTGAAAACAAATTCAGCAAGTATTTAATTTATGCGATTGGAGAAATAATACTTGTTGTTATTGGTATCTTGATTGCATTACAATTAAACAATCTGAATGAAGAAAGAAAGAATAGAGAATTTGAAAAGGAGATACTTGCCCAAATTGAAGAAAATTTAAATAACGACAAACTGGCTTTAAAACAAATCGTAAATGACTTTAGTTTAGCTATAACTTCATCTGAAAAAGTTCTACGTTCTAAAGTATCTGATAAAACTGAAGATAGTATAAAAGTATGGCTTGGCAACATCATTATGTTTGACCGATTTCAGCCTCTTACAAATGCCTACGAGGTATTAAAATCGAAAGGGCTTGATAAAATTTCAAACAAAAAACTACGCTTTTTACTTGGAAAATATTACGATGATGAAGCTTCACATATGGTAAAGTCGACTAACGATATTGAATTGACTTTTAATACTCATTGGTTACCTATTCTATTTGACGAAATGGTTGAATTTGAATTTAAAAAATCTGTCGAATTAAAAGACTACAAAATATTGTTAAATCCGTCAAAAGCACAGAATATATTAAAACTAAATCGTGACAATCTTGCTTCTGGAATTAATAGACTAAATATCGGATTAGCTACAATTGTCAAAATACAAAATTTAATAGAGGAAGAAATAAAATAA
- a CDS encoding lycopene cyclase domain-containing protein, translating into MKYLYLYLNIGSFLIPFLFSFHPKLKFYRKWKSLFPAIAIMMGVFITWDIIFTQQGIWGFNEAYVSGLYLFNLPIEEWLFFICIPYACIFTHYALQYFFPKFSFSEKTTNVIYISLLTLLILTLWYTYDRWYTLINFSYTILLLGWVYNTNRKLLSSFFPTFIVILLPFFIVNGILTGSGPEAPVVWYNDAENLGIRIVTIPIEDTMYALSMLLTVLVFTEKFEKKKRVVV; encoded by the coding sequence ATGAAGTATCTGTACCTTTATTTAAATATAGGCTCTTTCCTTATTCCGTTTCTTTTCAGCTTTCATCCAAAACTTAAATTCTACCGTAAGTGGAAATCACTTTTCCCGGCCATCGCTATTATGATGGGCGTGTTTATAACCTGGGACATTATTTTCACGCAACAAGGCATTTGGGGGTTTAACGAGGCGTATGTTTCGGGATTATACCTTTTTAACCTTCCGATTGAAGAATGGCTCTTTTTTATATGCATCCCCTATGCCTGCATCTTTACACATTATGCCTTGCAGTATTTTTTTCCGAAGTTTAGCTTTTCAGAAAAAACAACCAATGTCATTTATATAAGTCTGCTTACCCTATTAATTCTAACGCTTTGGTACACCTACGACCGCTGGTACACCCTAATAAATTTCAGCTATACCATTTTGCTGCTGGGCTGGGTTTACAACACAAACAGGAAGCTTTTAAGCAGCTTCTTCCCTACTTTTATAGTGATTCTACTACCCTTTTTTATTGTCAACGGAATTTTAACCGGAAGCGGACCGGAAGCACCGGTTGTTTGGTATAATGACGCTGAAAATTTGGGCATTCGCATTGTAACGATTCCTATTGAAGATACTATGTATGCCTTGAGTATGTTGCTAACCGTTTTAGTTTTTACTGAAAAATTCGAAAAAAAGAAACGGGTTGTCGTTTGA
- a CDS encoding tyrosine-type recombinase/integrase, which translates to MKITLEPFVHRGISAVGIRFSFNFELKEYLKKFDGIRWSQTHRCFYVRNTAMVLAALVKYLKAENYVPDLEAFESKKRRKRRFVRQPGQILPALKPHNVLVYQNYIKYLQGKRYSESTVAVYGGFVQEFLQFTGNKPTADLTENDVRLYIEWAVKTLNYAISTHRQLVGAIKQFAFFYPACAIDPEKLNRPRKDHKLPTVLSKEEVIEILRVTRNLKHRTALALLYSSGLRVGEAINLKLNCFDFERKQLHIKNSKGRSDRMVILADSFIPLFQNYYMTYQPKVFFIENPNGGKYSAGTIRTFLKQSCKLAGITKLVTPHTLRHSYATHLLENGTDLRYIQVLLGHSRPETTMIYTHVAQRYLQAIRSPLDTTLLSMSRDKDHGNPFLSDGLSGIKAIK; encoded by the coding sequence ATGAAAATAACCTTAGAGCCCTTTGTTCACAGGGGTATTAGTGCCGTTGGCATTCGATTTTCCTTTAATTTTGAATTGAAAGAGTACCTCAAAAAATTTGATGGCATACGATGGAGTCAGACCCACCGGTGTTTTTATGTTCGCAATACCGCGATGGTTCTGGCAGCTCTTGTAAAGTATTTAAAAGCCGAAAACTACGTTCCCGATTTGGAAGCGTTCGAAAGTAAAAAGCGTAGAAAAAGACGTTTTGTGCGACAACCGGGGCAGATACTTCCTGCTTTAAAGCCCCACAATGTTTTGGTGTATCAAAACTACATCAAGTATTTACAGGGAAAGCGTTACAGTGAGAGTACGGTTGCCGTTTACGGGGGATTTGTACAGGAATTTTTACAATTTACAGGGAACAAACCCACCGCAGATCTTACTGAAAATGATGTGCGTTTGTATATAGAATGGGCTGTAAAAACCCTGAATTACGCCATAAGTACACATCGGCAGTTGGTGGGCGCCATAAAGCAATTCGCTTTTTTCTATCCTGCCTGCGCTATAGACCCGGAAAAACTGAACAGGCCACGAAAGGACCATAAGCTTCCTACTGTTTTGAGCAAGGAAGAAGTGATAGAAATTTTGCGGGTAACCCGAAATTTGAAGCATAGAACGGCATTGGCATTATTGTATTCTTCGGGGTTACGCGTAGGGGAGGCAATTAATTTGAAATTGAATTGTTTTGATTTTGAGCGGAAGCAGTTACATATTAAAAACAGCAAAGGCCGCAGTGACCGGATGGTGATTTTGGCAGATAGTTTTATTCCGTTGTTTCAAAATTATTATATGACGTATCAACCGAAGGTATTTTTTATTGAAAATCCGAATGGCGGAAAATACAGTGCGGGGACGATACGCACTTTTTTAAAACAAAGTTGTAAATTAGCCGGGATCACTAAGTTGGTGACGCCGCATACGTTGCGGCATAGTTACGCGACGCATTTGTTGGAGAATGGCACCGATTTGCGGTATATACAGGTGTTGTTGGGGCATAGCAGGCCGGAGACGACGATGATTTACACGCATGTGGCGCAGCGGTATTTACAGGCAATAAGGAGTCCGTTAGACACTACGTTGTTATCGATGTCCCGGGATAAGGATCATGGAAATCCGTTTTTATCCGATGGCCTGTCCGGGATAAAAGCTATAAAATAA
- a CDS encoding DUF6090 family protein, whose translation MIKFFRKIRQNLLSEGKTGKYLKYAIGEIVLVVIGILIALSINNWNLNRKQNYAEKEFLQGIKTDLKKDKEYIDLVIQLQEPKLDVFDLLNSEFPKFDNENVTAIDSLFKIYFTSQRTFYPISGSFQSAIAGNEINSYKDKDITGSLIKLYNTTYARLIDNGKISDVRWDYLSRRYNHERRVGIQENMSDSQHSELLDNMYHHFVHMRWYQNQLTDAKREIDKILEKIE comes from the coding sequence ATGATAAAATTCTTTCGGAAAATTAGACAGAACTTACTTTCCGAAGGAAAGACTGGAAAGTATTTAAAGTACGCCATTGGCGAAATTGTGCTTGTTGTTATTGGGATTTTGATTGCTTTGAGTATTAATAATTGGAATCTAAATCGGAAGCAAAATTATGCCGAAAAGGAATTTCTACAAGGAATTAAAACTGACTTGAAGAAGGACAAAGAGTATATTGATCTTGTTATACAACTTCAGGAACCAAAGCTTGATGTATTTGATCTCTTAAACTCGGAATTTCCAAAATTCGATAATGAGAACGTAACTGCAATTGATTCGTTATTTAAAATATACTTTACGAGCCAGCGTACATTTTATCCAATTTCTGGTTCCTTTCAATCGGCTATTGCAGGGAATGAAATAAATTCCTATAAAGATAAAGATATTACGGGTTCACTTATCAAACTTTATAATACAACCTATGCAAGATTAATTGATAATGGTAAAATCAGTGATGTCAGATGGGATTATCTAAGCAGAAGATACAACCATGAACGACGAGTTGGAATTCAGGAAAACATGAGTGATTCGCAGCATTCGGAACTCTTGGATAACATGTATCACCATTTTGTACATATGCGTTGGTATCAAAATCAATTAACGGATGCTAAAAGAGAAATTGATAAAATATTAGAAAAAATAGAATAA
- a CDS encoding DUF6090 family protein — protein sequence MEKNKTGKYLKYAVGEIVLVMIGILLALQVNNWNEIRKDNIKEQQILRQLKDEYIANLLQLEQKINHRKRIIETATKVLQYIDEPNDVDTDSLNSQLNVMIGSPAFKPIENNLINSGNILLIKNEKLNQLLTTWPTEVLDIQVIERIWFTKMWESVIPLYSDLGILRDGFYKWWNDEQNLKWILEGTNVNPFYKPKSSKALKSSEILNKKELEGVISVAVSVNYAANVQSQVVRNRILEILELLNNELD from the coding sequence ATGGAAAAAAATAAAACTGGAAAGTATTTGAAATACGCCGTTGGTGAAATAGTTCTTGTAATGATCGGTATTTTACTTGCGTTACAAGTAAATAACTGGAATGAAATCAGAAAGGATAATATAAAAGAACAACAAATATTAAGACAATTAAAAGATGAATACATTGCCAATCTTTTACAATTAGAACAAAAAATTAATCATCGGAAAAGAATAATTGAAACGGCCACTAAAGTACTGCAATATATTGATGAACCAAATGATGTGGATACAGATAGTCTTAATTCTCAATTAAACGTAATGATTGGTAGTCCTGCATTTAAACCTATAGAGAATAACCTAATTAATTCTGGCAATATTCTTTTGATTAAGAATGAAAAATTGAACCAATTACTAACTACTTGGCCAACTGAGGTATTAGATATACAAGTAATTGAAAGAATCTGGTTCACAAAGATGTGGGAATCAGTTATTCCTTTGTACAGTGATCTTGGAATACTTCGTGATGGATTTTATAAATGGTGGAATGACGAACAAAATCTGAAATGGATCTTGGAGGGAACTAATGTAAATCCATTTTATAAACCAAAATCAAGCAAAGCATTAAAATCAAGTGAGATTTTAAATAAAAAGGAACTTGAAGGAGTTATCTCTGTTGCTGTTTCAGTTAATTATGCTGCAAACGTACAATCTCAAGTGGTACGTAATCGAATTCTTGAAATTTTGGAGTTATTAAACAACGAACTAGATTAA
- a CDS encoding amidohydrolase family protein produces MKKYKKINLTVISLFILVSVKAQIIDVHLHSYTDADYWGGRVHPTGIESPKTADEHLKKTIALMDKHQIEYAVVSGSIESIEKYVKADSRFIPGYMDSEQLIPIDRFELLIKEGKIKVFGEVSGVYYGRPLNDPIYSPYLEICEKYEIPVAYHTGGGPPMTPYRCCPNFRITLGDPYLVEDVLVKFPKLQLYLMHGGEVYFENSVRMMKMYSHLYIDLGVILWVDPIIKDYGVRLLKLAQKANVLDRVMFGTDQMVWPGAISKSIEFINSLDFLSEDEKRMILYNNAKTFLKISK; encoded by the coding sequence ATGAAGAAATATAAAAAAATTAATCTGACCGTTATTTCCCTTTTTATTTTAGTATCAGTCAAAGCTCAAATAATAGATGTACATCTTCACAGTTACACTGATGCAGATTATTGGGGAGGTCGAGTGCATCCAACAGGAATTGAATCCCCTAAAACTGCTGATGAACATTTAAAGAAGACAATTGCTCTTATGGACAAGCATCAAATAGAGTATGCTGTTGTAAGTGGTTCTATAGAGAGTATAGAGAAATATGTTAAAGCAGATTCAAGGTTTATTCCCGGATATATGGATAGTGAACAGCTAATTCCAATAGACAGGTTTGAACTTCTAATAAAGGAAGGGAAAATAAAAGTATTTGGCGAAGTCTCCGGTGTCTATTATGGACGTCCGTTAAATGATCCTATTTACTCACCTTATCTTGAGATTTGTGAGAAATACGAGATCCCAGTTGCTTATCATACTGGTGGTGGCCCACCAATGACCCCTTACAGATGCTGTCCAAATTTTAGAATCACATTAGGAGACCCATATCTTGTTGAAGATGTACTTGTTAAATTTCCGAAATTACAACTTTATTTAATGCATGGTGGAGAAGTATACTTTGAAAATTCGGTAAGAATGATGAAAATGTACAGCCATTTGTATATCGATTTAGGCGTTATTTTATGGGTTGATCCTATTATTAAAGATTATGGAGTTAGACTACTTAAATTAGCTCAAAAAGCCAATGTACTAGATCGAGTTATGTTTGGTACTGATCAAATGGTTTGGCCTGGTGCTATTTCTAAATCAATTGAATTCATAAATTCTTTGGATTTTTTAAGTGAGGATGAAAAAAGAATGATTTTATATAATAATGCCAAAACATTCTTAAAAATTTCTAAATAA